One genomic segment of Musa acuminata AAA Group cultivar baxijiao chromosome BXJ3-3, Cavendish_Baxijiao_AAA, whole genome shotgun sequence includes these proteins:
- the LOC103979568 gene encoding probable histidine kinase 2, with the protein MGISVLVLVILTSQIVEHTMEDANEETLEALVSQIKDHSNFLLQANTFTYEAAKALSWEENLSSFFTSGSKIVPQLYVPFLMEQWVAQISYIEPRGILFSYYRDGNQSYNLFTNVSNTSDDFFAYSWCTQALDGETGKPYGKIVCFQPGQSNDSKDASNGRKGEASWGVGWGNAKEQMLLFTAPVAKSGILSLGVPLRSLRDSISRINLQGGCFHLAVEGHIIAQNGPPHTHFVYNNSMMSVLVMDENDTNVLKEYDSFACHDNTSIRPSNTNYLWISGKRYQLDCFLLNVSGVQLVYTVTLADKEVVPLFQKTKIAIVLLVLFMILGTILGSYVMLQLLQRAQLHETFLRADLIKQKGIIQQAERKSMNKSLAFASASHDIRTSLAGITGLIEICRSDTPQNSELSRNLEQMNGCVSKLLGILNSVLDISKIEAGKMQLEEIEFDIAQVLEESVDIFHVVALKKGLEVIWDPCDCSILLSSNVKGDCRRLKQIIDNLLGNAVKFTSDGHVVLRAWAKKPSLENLRCSSQNFCNSRNAFNPLLRWISKDKRDQSLIQNDNSLIEIVIEVDDTGMGIPKEKRASVFENYVQVKESSNRDYEGTGLGLGIVQSYVRLMGGEIKIQDKDPSERGTCFRFNIFLKSSDLEDQEKDEKSSILCIESSTQIIQSNARALAFRRGLSIEGIHSLLMVEGDETKRIMQRWMQNLGVKVWTINHPELLYPTLDKIKDNFNISGKFDTKSLINFLNTTTSYKSSKEKEDIEMDNVLPSTNKEFKNGSGGLSIYWLIVVELIHANFSEIVSALKNFTDKVPRSHYKIVWLLNSNAPGEDLRRSKEVPCDLILQKPIHGSRLYLLLRLLQNFGRENEDLILDERQQYGESNSFMESDKFVVNSSILRSNQHANQIFGSKDSLKDEKPLKGMNILLVEDVSTLRHVATTMLARLGATIKSSENGLDALNLIRDALKELSHAHERDTEMGESKRFYYDIIIMDCEMPIMNGYEATRQIRQEERNYDLHIPIIALTAHATSEEENKSILSGMDFHLTKPIQARELIHAITTICQ; encoded by the exons ATGGGCATTAGCGTGCTCGTCTTGGTGATTCTCACGAGTCAGATAGTTGAGCACACGATGGAAGATGCCAATGAAGAAACACTCGAAGCATTAGTCTCGCAAATCAAAGATCACTCCAACTTCTTGCTCCAGGCAAACACATTCACGTACGAAGCAGCCAAGGCTCTTAGCTGGGAGGAGAACTTGTCTTCCTTCTTCACTTCAGGGAGCAAG ATAGTTCCACAACTGTACGTGCCATTTCTGATGGAGCAATGGGTCGCACAGATATCTTATATCGAGCCACGGGGAATTCTTTTCTCTTATTATCGTGATGGAAATCAAAGTTACAATTTGTTCACTAACGTATCAAATACTTCTGATGATTTCTTTGCCTATTCGTGGTGCACTCAAGCATTAGATGGAGAAACTGGTAAACCATATGGGAAGATTGTCTGTTTTCAACCAGGTCAGTCGAATGACTCCAAAGATGCATCGAATGGTAGGAAAGGAGAGGCTTCATGGGGAGTTGGGTGGGGAAATGCCAAGGAGCAAATGCTACTTTTTACAGCTCCAGTTGCTAAGAGTGGGATTCTGTCACTGGGAGTTCCTCTAAGAAGTTTGAGAGATTCTATTTCAAGGATCAATCTTCAAGGTGGATGCTTTCACTTGGCTGTAGAAGGGCATATCATTGCACAAAACGGGCCTCCTCATACTCATTTTGTTTACAATAATAGCATGATGTCAGTTCTTGTGATGGATGAGAATGATACCAATGTATTAAAAGAGTACGATAGCTTTGCATGTCATGATAATACTTCCATCCGGCCATCAAACACAAATTACTTGTGGATTTCGGGTAAGAGATATCAGCTTGATTGCTTTCTGCTAAATGTTTCTGGAGTCCAACTG GTATATACAGTAACTCTTGCTGACAAAGAAGTTGTACCATTATTCCAGAAAACAAAGATTGCTATCGTTTTATTGGTGTTGTTTATGATTCTTGGGACAATTCTTGGGAGCTACGTGATGCTACAATTGCTTCAAAGAGCACAATTACATGAGACTTTTTTGCGAGCTGATCTCATCAAGCAAAAAGGGATCATACAACAAGCAGAAAGAAAAAGTATGAACAAGAGTTTAGCATTTGCTAGTGCTAGCCACGATATACGTACGTCTCTTGCGGGAATCACTGGTCTGATAGAAATATGCCGTAGTGATACTCCTCAAAATTCTGAATTATCTCGAAATTTGGAGCAAATGAATGGCTGTGTATCAAAACTTCTCG gtATTCTAAATTCTGTACTTGATATAAGTAAAATCGAAGCAGGAAAAATGCAACTAgaagaaattgaatttgatattGCACAAGTTCTTGAAGAATCGGTCGATATTTTTCATGTTGTAGCCCTTAAaaagggtttggaggttatttgggATCCTTGTGATTGCTCTATTCTTTTATCTAGCAACGTCAAAGGGGATTGCAGACGACTTAAGCAAATCATCGATAATTTATTGGGCAATGCTGTGAAGTTTACATCCGATGGACATGTTGTCTTGCGTGCATGGGCTAAAAAGCCAAGCTTAGAAAATCTCAGATGTTCTTCTCAGAATTTTTGCAACTCAAGGAATGCATTTAATCCTCTATTAAGATGGATATCTAAAGATAAAAGAGATCAAAGTCTCATTCAAAATGATAATAGCCTCATCGAAATTGTCATTGAGGTAGATGATACAGGTATGGGGATCCCTAAGGAGAAAAGAGCTTCTGTGTTTGAGAATTATGTGCAAGTTAAAGAATCATCTAACAGAGATTACGAAGGCACTGGTTTGGGACTTGGGATAGTTCAATCTTAT gtGCGTCTTATGGGTGGCGAAATCAAAATTCAAGATAAAGATCCAAGTGAAAGGGGAACTTGTTTTAGATTTAATATATTTCTAAAATCAAGTgacttagaagaccaagaaaaaGATGAAAAATCTAGTATATTGTGCATCGAGTCAAGTACTCAGATTATACAATCAAATGCTCGAGCTTTGGCATTCAGAAGAGGTCTATCAATAGAAGGGATTCATTCGCTACTTATGGTTGAAGGTGATGAAACAAAAAGAATAATGCAAAGATGGATGCAAAACTTAGGAGTAAAAGTATGGACAATTAATCATCCGGAGCTTCTTTATCCTACACTTGATAAGATCaaggataattttaatatttcaggtaAATTTGATACAAAGTCACTTATCAATTTCTTGAATACGACGACATCTTATAAGTCAAGCAAGGAGAAAGAAGATATTGAGATGGATAATGTTCTACCTTCAACCAATAAGGAATTTAAGAATGGCTCTGGAGGTCTCAGTATTTATTGGTTAATTGtcgttgaattaattcatgcaaaTTTTTCGGAGATAGTATCGGCCTTAAAGAATTTCACGGACAAGGTTCCTAGAAGTCATTATAAAATTGTTTGGTTGCTTAATTCGAATGCTCCCGGtgaagatttgagaagatctaaaGAAGTACCATGTGATCTTATACTACAAAAGCCAATTCATGGTTCTCGTTTATACTTGCTTTTGAGACTTCTGCAAAACTTTGGAAGAGAAAATGAAGATCTTATTCTCGATGAAAGGCAGCAATATGGTGAATCAAATTCTTTTATGGAAAGTGATAAATTTGTAGTGAATTCTTCGATTCTTCGATCCAATCAACATGCTAATCAAATATTTGGATCCAAGGACAGTTTGAAAGATGAAAAACCACTAAAAGGTATGAATATTTTGCTTGTTGAGGATGTATCTACCTTACGTCATGTGGCTACAACCATGCTTGCTCGTCTCGGTGCAACCATCAAGTCTTCTGAGAATGGATTGGATGCCTTAAACTTGATTCGTGATGCTTTAAAGGAATTGAGTCATGCACATGAAAGGGATACTGAAATGGGAGAGTCAAAGCGCTTTTATTATGATATCATTATTATGGATTGCGag ATGCCAATTATGAACGGTTATGAGGCAACAAGACAAATACGTCAAGAGGAAAGAAATTATGATCTTCATATCCCAATCATCGCACTTACCGCTCATGCTACATCTGAGGAGGAAAATAAGTCAATATTGTCGGGGATGGACTTTCATTTGACGAAACCAATACAAGCTAGAGAGTTAATACATGCTATCACCACAATTTGTCAGTGA
- the LOC135632982 gene encoding protein MAEA homolog, with translation MRSYFLIINCRPSGIRSLQSSQKPNRRESTAHSRRWIPVSTAIRPSSPSSLPISPSIHHLLPSPLSLLGGHMDMDIDSAPNGDASSSPAVPPATAAAAAPTAPTTRLAQLTESLKLEHQFVRVPLEHLKRTMRTNYRLAEKEVAAVLSSVAEAVDRSDAMSRDDALTHFSSLVSRLQGLKRKLEEGSRVENLQAQRCRARLEHLDSVADADKFAEWKDVRLTRILVDYMLRMSYYDTAKKLAETSKIQELVDIDIFLEAKKVIDSLQNKEVALALAWCAENKSRLKKSKSKLEFQLRLQEFIELVRADENLRAVSYARKYLAPWGASYMKELQHVVATLAFRHDTECSTYKVLFEPTQWDCLVEQFKQEFCRLFGMTNEPLLNIYLQAGLTALKTPLCYKEACSKEDPLSQEGFRKLAEPLPFSKLHHSKLVCYITKELMDHENPPLVLPNGYVYSTKALEEMASKNEGKITCPRTGEVCNFTDLMKAYIS, from the exons ATGCGGTCCTATTTCCTCATCATTAATTGCAGGCCATCAGGGATCCGAAGTCTCCAGTCTTCCCAGAAACCGAACCGCCGTGAATCGACCGCCCACTCTCGACGGTGGATTCCCGTCTCGACCGCCATTAGACCGTCGTCGCCGTCTTCCCTCCCCATTTCCCCGTCGATCCACCATCTTCTTCCCTCCCCTTTATCCCTCCTGGGCGGCCACATGGACATGGATATCGACTCCGCACCCAACGGCGACGCCTCCTCCTCCCCCGCCGTCCctcccgccaccgccgccgccgccgctcccaCTGCACCCACCACCCGGCTGGCCCAGCTCACCGAGTCCCTCAAATTGGAGCACCAGTTCGTTAGGGTTCCCTTGGAGCACCTCAAGAGGACGATGCGGACTAACTACCGCCTCGCCGAGAAGGAGGTAGCGGCCGTGCTCTCCAGCGTCGCCGAGGCCGTTGACCGCTCGGACGCCATGTCGAGGGATGATGCCCTCACTCACTTCAGCTCCCTCGTCTCCCGCCTGCAGGGTCTTAAGCGAAAG TTGGAAGAGGGGAGCAGGGTGGAGAATCTGCAGGCCCAGAGGTGCCGTGCTCGGCTGGAGCACTTGGATTCGGTGGCTGATGCCGATAAATTCGCTGAGTGGAAGGACGTTAGATTGACCCGAATTCTAGTTGATTATATGCTGCGAATGTCATACTACGATACTGCAAAGAAGCTTGCAGAGACCAGCAAGATACAG GAACTTGTTGATATTGACATCTTTCTCGAGGCAAAAAAGGTTATTGATTCACTTCAGAATAAAGAGGTAGCTCTTGCTTTAGCATGGTGTGCAGAGAACAAATCCCGGTTGAAAAAATCCAAG AGTAAGCTTGAGTTTCAATTGAGGCTTCAGGAGTTCATAGAGCTAGTAAGAGCTGATGAAAACTTGCGGGCCGTTTCATATGCCCGAAAATATCTTGCACCCTGGGGAGCTAGTTATATGAAGGAACTGCAGCATGTTGTGGCAACCTTGGCTTTTAGGCACGATACTGAATGTTCAACTTACAAG GTCttatttgagccaacccaatggGATTGTCTGGTTGAGCAATTCAAGCAGGAATTCTGCCGATTGTTTGGCATGACTAATGAACCTTTACTGAATATCTATCTCCAAGCAGGCTTGACGGCCCTCAAGACTCC ACTTTGTTACAAAGAGGCTTGCAGCAAAGAAGATCCACTATCACAAGAAGGTTTTCGCAAATTAGCAGAACCCCTACCCTTTTCAAAGCTGCACCATTCCAAGCTGGTTTGCTACATAACAAAAGAGTTGATGGACCATGAGAATCCACCGCTTGTGCTACCCAATGGGTACGTGTACAGCACTAAG GCTCTGGAAGAAATGGCCAGCAAGAACGAAGGCAAAATAACTTGTCCCAGGACTGGTGAGGTTTGCAACTTCACTGACCTCATGAAGGCTTATATTTCATGA
- the LOC135633519 gene encoding uncharacterized protein LOC135633519, which yields MGLPTLSDSMASPNLQIWNNAAFDDGSASKATSSHPPTVRSVSTNPCGSSLDLDPSKENRSPDSAKPLAAHKKPAARVAFREDDKSIDEEIEKIEGEIAGLQSRLEALRVKKAENSSTAAEAVGRMRGRIVPAKFMDLKQGTPPMPASKRMEPSPVASAGLRRRGLSLGPLEILATPAKSLDPKRTAAKNLWPSALKKKTQESPAPSAKVDRRGLSLGPLEIHESFTLDQPHKASGTPLRSVQSCKKPSSQKLQDSKEVKGTTKERGKSLSPKPRPPATAAKRTASDAKKAAGTPATVRLRQRSVSLGPAEIASNARSCRPNNPHQDGEKTTKTDKLPRHGSSMSPKSRQPSTTAAKKPAKEDQSLGGVRPKALFQENSSTSSCKRPSKTVKVRVVPSRYSLASTRTVGDEPGCKRRKWSLPELGKEKTRGPRRRSSGPALDCKRSQGSDLSEDQVMMDSKIPDNLDAEVSCPSLVQESPPSVMKIAETLPKIKTLRCNTESPRDSGCVKRAVELVGRKSYFAVAEGEELSSPCEALNFHEHM from the coding sequence ATGGGTCTCCCCACGCTTTCAGACTCCATGGCCTCCCCGAACCTCCAGATCTGGAACAACGCCGCCTTCGACGATGGCTCCGCGTCGAAGGCGACGTCGTCCCATCCTCCTACTGTCCGATCGGTCTCCACCAATCCATGCGGATCATCGCTCGACCTCGATCCCTCCAAGGAGAACCGGAGCCCGGACTCCGCCAAGCCTCTCGCGGCGCACAAGAAGCCGGCGGCGAGAGTGGCATTCAGGGAGGACGACAAGAGCATCGACGAAGAGATCGAGAAGATCGAGGGGGAGATCGCGGGGCTGCAGTCGAGGCTGGAGGCGCTTCGTGTCAAGAAGGCGGAGAATAGCTCGACGGCGGCCGAGGCCGTCGGGCGGATGCGCGGGAGGATCGTGCCCGCTAAGTTCATGGACCTGAAACAGGGAACTCCGCCCATGCCCGCGTCGAAGAGAATGGAGCCGTCTCCGGTGGCGAGCGCCGGGCTTCGTCGCAGAGGGTTGAGCCTGGGACCGTTGGAGATCCTGGCCACCCCCGCGAAGTCTCTCGACCCGAAACGGACCGCAGCGAAAAATCTCTGGCCCTCGGCCTTGAAGAAGAAGACCCAAGAGTCTCCGGCGCCAAGTGCGAAGGTCGATCGTCGAGGCCTCAGTCTCGGACCATTGGAGATCCACGAGAGTTTCACACTGGATCAACCGCATAAGGCTAGTGGAACCCCTCTTAGATCGGTTCAGAGTTGCAAGAAACCGAGCTCTCAGAAGCTCCAAGACAGCAAAGAAGTGAAAGGGACGacaaaagaaagggggaagagcTTGAGCCCTAAACCTCGGCCACCGGCCACAGCAGCCAAAAGGACGGCATCCGATGCGAAGAAGGCGGCAGGGACTCCAGCCACCGTCAGGCTCCGGCAGAGGAGTGTCAGTCTTGGGCCTGCCGAGATAGCCAGCAACGCCCGCTCTTGTAGGCCGAACAATCCCCACCAAGATGGGGAGAAAACCACGAAGACGGATAAGCTACCGAGACACGGTTCGAGCATGAGCCCTAAATCTCGACAGCCATCAACCACGGCAGCTAAGAAGCCAGCAAAGGAGGACCAGAGTTTGGGCGGTGTGAGACCCAAAGCGCTCTTCCAGGAGAACAGCAGCACAAGTTCTTGTAAAAGGCCATCAAAGACTGTTAAAGTGAGAGTTGTCCCCAGCCGTTATAGTTTGGCGAGCACTCGGACCGTCGGTGATGAGCCCGGATGCAAGCGCCGCAAGTGGTCATTGCCTGAATTAGGCAAGGAGAAGACTAGAGGTCCGCGGAGAAGATCGTCTGGGCCTGCACTTGACTGTAAGAGAAGCCAAGGATCAGATCTATCAGAGGATCAAGTGATGATGGATTCAAAGATCCCGGATAATTTGGATGCAGAGGTGAGCTGCCCATCATTGGTTCAAGAATCCCCTCCATCCGTCATGAAGATCGCTGAGACACTACCAAAGATAAAAACTTTGAGATGCAACACCGAGAGCCCTCGTGATTCTGGATGCGTAAAGAGAGCCGTTGAACTGGTTGGGAGGAAGTCATATTTTGCTGTGGCAGAGGGCGAGGAACTGAGTTCGCCTTGCGAGGCACTGAACTTTCACGAGCATATGTAG
- the LOC103979057 gene encoding vesicle-associated protein 4-2, which translates to MAIADGKEDGKGWGIFRLRFFGGGGGGGGGAGSSSSNSSSTLSLTHHRHSRSSGRSQMGQVYRGAAAAPAARRNPGASSISSVAWSLLPTRRRLRLDPSSKLYFPYEPGKQVRSAVRIKNTSKSHVAFKFQTTAPKSCFMRPPGGILSPGESIIATVFKFVEQPENNERPLDQKSNVKFKIVSLKVNGPVEYVPELFDEQKDQVSVEQILRVVFLDPDRPCSQMEKLKRQLAEAEAAVEARKKPPEDTGPRIVGEGLVIDEWKERRERYLARQQVEGVDSV; encoded by the exons ATGGCGATCGCCGACGGCAAGGAGGATGGGAAGGGGTGGGGAATCTTCCGGCTGCGCTTCTTTGGCGGTGGGGGAGGAGGCGGAGGTGGTGCTGGCTCGTCCTCCTCGAACTCATCGTCGACGCTTAGCTTGACGCACCACCGCCACTCCCGCTCGTCGGGGCGGAGCCAGATGGGGCAGGTGTATCGAGGAGCCGCTGCGGCGCCGGCGGCGAGGCGCAACCCCGGTGCGAGCTCGATCTCCTCGGTGGCCTGGTCGTTGCTGCCAACCAGGCGCCGCTTACGGCTGGATCCGTCCTCCAAGCTCTACTTCCCTT aTGAACCTGGAAAACAGGTTCGAAGTGCAGTCAGGATAAAGAACACCAGCAAATCACATGTGGCATTTAAG TTTCAAACAACTGCACCAAAGAGCTGTTTCATGCGTCCTCCTGGAGGGATTCTTTCCCCAGGGGAGAGTATCATTGCAACTG TTTTCAAGTTTGTCGAGCAGCCAGAGAATAATGAGAGGCCACTGGATCAAAAGAGCAACGTTAAGTTTAAGATCGTTAGTCTGAAGGTGAATGGGCCTGTGGAATATGTACCAGAGCTA TTTGATGAACAGAAGGATCAGGTTTCTGTAGAGCAAATTCTGCGGGTGGTTTTCTTGGACCCTGATCGACCTTGCTCT CAAATGGAGAAGTTGAAGAGACAGCTCGCCGAAGCTGAGGCGGCAGTTGAGGCACGGAAGAAGCCTCCAGAAGACACGGGTCCTCGTATTGTTGGAGAAGGACTGGTTATAGATGAATGG AAGGAAAGAAGGGAAAGGTATCTTGCACGGCAGCAGGTTGAAGGGGTGGATTCAGTGTAA
- the LOC135632244 gene encoding external alternative NAD(P)H-ubiquinone oxidoreductase B2, mitochondrial-like, producing the protein MSLVPENGKVKDGRARPKTAFSALNVSPPLGISFPNSFSPRWRMRFAAFFLDGAARAYRHRPTFSKLVLVFAASGGSLVAYADARAEAAAESPGVAPKKKVVVLGTGWAGTTFVKNIDSSSYDVQVISPRNYFAFTPLLPSVTCGTVEPRSIVEPIRKIITKKGGEIKFWEAECFKIDPENKKVYCRSDIGTNLEGNGEFLVDYDYLVIAVGARANTFNTPGVVEHCHFLKEVEDAQKIRRSVMDCFERATLPDLDEEERKRTLHFVVVGGGPTGVEFAAELHDFVSEDLAKLYPTIQDLVKITVVEHGEHILTMFDKRISKFAEEKFQRDGIELKTGFKVVKVSDKTITMENALHGESSVPYGMAVWSTGIGTRPVILDFMKQIGQGNRRALATDEWLRVRECENVCAIGDCATMSQRKVMEDIMEIFRFADKDNSGTLTVKEIQDVLEDICIRYPQVELYLKNKQMSDIVDLIKASKGDVKKEALELNIEEFKNALANVDSLVKNLPATAQVAAQQGHYLARCFNRMKDSEEKPEGPQRITKMGRHRFLPFRYKHFGQFAPLGGEQTAAQLPGDWISIGHSTQWLWYSIYASKQVSWRTRALVISDWTRRFIFGRDSSRI; encoded by the exons ATGTCGCTTGTGCCAGAAAACGGGAAGGTTAAAGACGGGAGAGCACGACCGAAGACCGCCTTCTCTGCTCTCAACGTTTCCCCTCCTCTTGGGATCTCCTTCCCTAACTCTTTCTCGCCTCGCTGGAGGATGCGATTCGCCGCCTTCTTCCTCGACGGCGCCGCCCGCGCCTACCGCCACCGCCCCACCTTCTCCAAGCTCGTCCTCGTCTTCGCCGCCAG TGGTGGGAGTCTCGTAGCGTATGCTGACGCAAGAGCAGAAGCTGCTGCCGAGTCGCCGGGCGTTGCTCCCAAGAAGAAGGTGGTGGTGCTTGGAACTGGCTGGGCTGGCACTACTTTCGTGAAGAATATTGATAGCTCCTCGTACGATGTGCAAGTGATATCGCCTCGGAACTACTTTGCATTCACGCCTTTGCTGCCGAGCGTGACATGCGGAACGGTGGAACCCCGCAGCATCGTCGAACCGATACGCAAGATCATAACAAAG AAAGGTGGAGAAATTAAATTCTGGGAAGCTGAGTGCTTCAAGATCGATCCAGAGAACAAGAAGGTATACTGCAGGAGCGATATCGGAACAAATTTGGAGGGAAATGGTGAATTTCTTGTTGATTACGACTACTTGGTGATAGCGGTTGGAGCAAGGGCAAATACATTCAACACCCCTGGTGTGGTGGAACATTGTCATTTCTTGAAG GAAGTTGAGGATGCTCAAAAGATTCGTAGAAGTGTGATGGACTGTTTTGAAAGGGCCACTCTTCCAGACCTCgatgaagaagagaggaagagaactcttcattttgttgttgttggtggtggTCCAACTGGTGTTGAATTTGCAGCAGAGTTGCATGACTTTGTCTCTGAAGATTTGGCTAAGTTATACCCGACCATTCAGGACCTAGTGAAGATAACAGTCGTTGAACATGGAGAGCACATCTTGACCAT GTTTGACAAAAGGATCAGTAAATTTGCTGAAGAGAAGTTTCAAAGAGATGGAATTGAACTAAAAACAGGATTTAAGGTTGTGAAGGTGTCTGATAAAACAATTACTATGGAGAACGCATTGCATGGAGAGAGTTCTGTACCATATGGAATGGCTGTTTGGTCAACTGGTATTGGAACTCGTCCTGTCATATTGGATTTCATGAAACAAATTGGTCAG GGTAATAGGCGTGCATTAGCTACTGATGAATGGCTGAGAGTCCGTGAGTGTGAAAATGTTTGTGCTATCGGTGACTGTGCTACAATGAGCCAAAGAAAAGTCATG GAAGATATCATGGAAATCTTTAGATTTGCGGACAAGGATAATTCAGGAACTTTAACTGTGAAAGAGATCCAAGATGTTCTAGAAGATATTTGCATAAGGTATCCTCAAGTTGAACTCTATCTGAAAAACAAGCAAATGAGCGACATAGTTGATTTGATAAAGGCTTCAAAAGGTGATGTTAAGAAGGAAGCTTTAGAACTTAACATAGAAGAGTTCAAAAATGCTCTTGCTAATGTGGATTCGCTGGTCAAAAATCTTCCTGCAACAGCTCAG GTTGCTGCACAACAAGGGCACTATCTTGCTAGATGTTTTAACAGAATGAAGGATTCTGAAGAGAAACCAGAAGGTCCACAGCGGATAACAAAAATGGGCCGTCATCGCTTTCTTCCCTTTAG ATATAAGCATTTTGGGCAATTTGCTCCTTTGGGCGGAGAACAAACAGCCGCACAACTCCCAGGAGATTGGATCTCTATTGGACATAGTACCCAATGGCTATGGTACTCAATATATGCAAG CAAGCAAGTCAGCTGGCGCACAAGGGCACTGGTAATATCCGACTGGACGAGGCGATTCATATTTGGGAGGGACTCGAgccgcatatag
- the LOC135632983 gene encoding S-adenosylmethionine decarboxylase proenzyme 4-like: protein MAVSGFEGFEKRLELHFSGNDPLGLRRLRCDALAQVLDAVQCTVVSAVGNRYFDAYILSESSLFVYPQKMVLKTCGTTQLLRSVPCLLRHTADLGLRLRACRFSRGSFIFPRAQPFPHTSFAEEALYLEERLPPSLCFRRGCVLPSASSHSWHVYAAADDDEYVAAASPSTFTVEVCMTELDRSLARGFFRRKGDERSGDAAGVDMTDLTGIGGISPRALLCGFAFDPCGYSMNGLDRDRYSTIHVTPEDGHSYASFECTGGGEVIEWLRRAIGVFRPGEVSVSFCMAEGGDEKQVWSATSAALEPLGLSCRSQAAEGLPGAGIVTYQTFTARGK from the coding sequence ATGGCCGTCTCCGGCTTCGAAGGCTTTGAGAAGCGCCTGGAGCTGCACTTCTCCGGCAATGACCCGCTCGGCCTCCGAAGGCTCCGGTGCGACGCCCTCGCGCAGGTCCTCGACGCCGTGCAGTGCACCGTCGTCTCCGCTGTCGGCAACCGCTACTTCGACGCGTACATCCTCTCCGAGTCCAGTCTCTTTGTCTACCCGCAAAAGATGGTGCTGAAGACCTGTGGGACTACCCAGCTGCTGCGCTCCGTCCCATGTCTCCTCCGCCACACGGCCGACCTCGGCCTTCGTCTCCGCGCCTGCCGATTCTCCCGCGGCAGCTTCATCTTCCCCCGGGCGCAGCCGTTCCCCCACACCAGCTTCGCCGAGGAGGCCCTCTACTTGGAGGAGCGCCTCCCTCCGAGCCTTTGCTTCAGAAGAGGTTGCGTCCTGCCTTCGGCCTCCTCGCACTCCTGGCACGTCTACGCCGCCGCCGATGATGATGAGTACGTGGCGGCTGCTTCGCCGAGCACTTTCACGGTCGAGGTGTGCATGACGGAGCTGGACCGGTCGCTGGCAAGGGGCTTCTTCCGGAGGAAAGGCGACGAGAGGTCAGGCGACGCCGCCGGCGTCGACATGACGGACCTGACCGGGATCGGCGGCATCAGCCCGCGCGCGCTGCTCTGCGGCTTCGCGTTCGACCCGTGCGGCTACTCGATGAACGGCCTCGACCGCGACCGCTACTCAACGATACACGTCACGCCGGAGGACGGCCACAGCTACGCCAGCTTCGAGTGCACCGGCGGGGGCGAAGTGATCGAGTGGTTGAGAAGGGCGATCGGGGTGTTCCGGCCGGGCGAGGTGTCAGTGTCGTTCTGCATGGCCGAGGGCGGCGACGAGAAGCAAGTGTGGTCAGCCACGTCGGCGGCCCTGGAGCCGCTCGGGCTGAGCTGCCGAAGCCAAGCGGCGGAGGGGTTGCCAGGCGCAGGCATCGTCACGTACCAAACGTTCACGGCGCGGGGTAAGTGA